In Bacillus sp. KH172YL63, one genomic interval encodes:
- the cwlD gene encoding N-acetylmuramoyl-L-alanine amidase CwlD produces MSQKLKVIGIISALAVLLFIIQYKILDRDTWHSWNLPLSGKIIYIDPGHGGPDGGAGDEAALEKDIALNVSLMIRDYLQEQGALVILTREKDEDLADDGTRGYSRRKVEDLKKRLTLINESQADLFLSIHLNSIPSARWSGAQTFYNPKYEENKELAKAIQSELIRNLENTTREAKGLQNVYILKHAKKSGALVEIGFLSNPGERANLLKEDYQQKIAASIYQGVLNYMTMDTEEKADEE; encoded by the coding sequence ATGAGTCAGAAACTAAAGGTGATCGGGATTATTTCTGCACTGGCCGTTTTATTATTCATTATTCAATATAAGATACTGGACAGGGATACATGGCATTCATGGAATCTGCCGCTGTCGGGTAAGATCATCTATATCGATCCGGGGCATGGCGGACCGGATGGGGGTGCAGGAGATGAGGCTGCCCTTGAAAAGGACATTGCGCTGAACGTTTCCCTGATGATACGGGATTACCTCCAGGAACAGGGTGCCCTCGTCATCTTGACCCGGGAAAAGGATGAAGATCTCGCAGATGACGGGACCCGGGGGTACAGCCGCCGGAAAGTCGAGGATTTAAAGAAGAGGCTCACGCTCATCAATGAATCACAGGCGGATCTGTTTTTGAGCATTCATTTAAACTCCATCCCGTCTGCAAGATGGAGCGGTGCCCAAACGTTCTATAATCCTAAATACGAAGAAAACAAAGAACTGGCCAAAGCCATTCAAAGCGAATTGATCCGGAACCTGGAAAACACGACAAGGGAAGCGAAAGGTCTTCAAAATGTCTATATCCTTAAACACGCGAAAAAATCAGGTGCCCTCGTGGAGATCGGTTTCTTATCCAATCCAGGCGAAAGGGCAAACCTTCTGAAAGAAGACTACCAGCAAAAGATCGCTGCTTCCATCTATCAGGGCGTACTGAATTACATGACGATGGATACGGAAGAAAAAGCTGATGAGGAATGA
- a CDS encoding Mrp/NBP35 family ATP-binding protein, producing MVTEQQARELLFGLKDPFLHKTLEETNGVVDVSVKEEKSHISVKVAIAKTGTGEQMQFQQQIVQLLKDNGAESVGIRFTELPEEELEKHRGAGGEGTDLLSPASKTTFIAIASGKGGVGKSTVSVNLAVSLARQGKKVGLVDADIYGFSVPDMMGIVKRPVVRGESIIPVERFGVKVISMGFFVEDNAPVIWRGPMLGKMLNNFFSEVEWGDLDYLLLDLPPGTGDVALDVHTMLPHCKEIIVTTPHPTAAFVAARAGAMALQTDHEILGVIENMSYFESKLTGEKEFVFGQGGGEKLTEELRTDLLGKLPLQQPDWNEEDFAPSIYGEDHRLGQIYGEIAHKVIEKLS from the coding sequence ATGGTAACAGAACAACAAGCACGGGAGCTTTTATTTGGATTGAAGGATCCTTTTTTACATAAAACGTTAGAAGAAACAAACGGTGTTGTCGATGTTTCGGTCAAGGAAGAAAAGAGCCATATCAGTGTGAAGGTGGCAATTGCCAAGACAGGTACCGGAGAGCAGATGCAGTTCCAGCAGCAAATTGTACAGCTTTTAAAAGATAACGGTGCGGAATCAGTAGGGATCCGTTTCACTGAACTTCCGGAAGAAGAGCTAGAGAAGCATAGAGGAGCAGGCGGGGAAGGCACGGATTTATTATCTCCGGCAAGTAAGACGACCTTTATTGCTATTGCGAGCGGAAAAGGCGGAGTGGGGAAATCGACGGTATCTGTGAACCTGGCTGTTTCCCTGGCACGTCAAGGCAAGAAGGTTGGACTTGTGGATGCAGACATATATGGATTCAGTGTGCCTGATATGATGGGAATCGTTAAACGTCCGGTCGTCCGTGGGGAAAGCATTATCCCGGTAGAACGATTTGGAGTGAAGGTCATCTCGATGGGCTTCTTTGTAGAGGACAATGCGCCTGTCATCTGGAGAGGGCCGATGCTTGGGAAGATGCTGAACAACTTCTTCTCTGAAGTAGAGTGGGGCGATCTCGATTATCTATTATTAGACCTGCCGCCAGGAACGGGGGACGTGGCATTGGATGTGCATACGATGCTTCCGCATTGTAAGGAAATCATCGTAACGACGCCTCATCCGACGGCTGCCTTCGTAGCGGCTCGTGCCGGCGCGATGGCCCTTCAGACTGATCATGAGATTTTAGGGGTAATCGAAAATATGTCCTATTTCGAAAGCAAGCTGACCGGCGAGAAGGAATTTGTATTTGGTCAAGGCGGTGGCGAGAAGCTCACTGAGGAGCTCCGTACCGATTTACTTGGCAAGCTTCCCCTTCAACAGCCGGATTGGAATGAAGAGGACTTTGCTCCTTCCATATACGGGGAGGATCACCGACTCGGTCAGATTTACGGGGAAATCGCCCATAAAGTCATTGAGAAACTTTCATAA
- the gerD gene encoding spore germination lipoprotein GerD → MKKYSLLLLLTILLLSACGGGGDTGSGKMDYEETKKMVVDILKTDDGKKAIQEVMSDDKMKSELIMDQTVVTETISKTLTSKKGTEFWKKSFEDPKFAEAMAKSMKDGNEKLLKDLMKDPEYQGMMMDLLKDPEFTKELTEALKSQEFREHLQKVVIETFESPLFKAKLQDVLMKAAGEMKDGGKSSEGGGSSDGEQDSSSDSGGSGSGGQ, encoded by the coding sequence ATGAAAAAATATTCCTTGCTTTTACTACTGACGATCCTCCTCCTTTCCGCTTGCGGAGGCGGCGGGGATACAGGCAGTGGCAAAATGGATTATGAAGAAACCAAGAAAATGGTTGTAGATATATTGAAGACCGATGACGGCAAGAAGGCCATCCAGGAAGTGATGTCTGATGACAAAATGAAATCAGAACTGATCATGGACCAGACTGTCGTGACCGAAACCATCTCCAAAACCTTGACGTCCAAAAAAGGGACTGAATTCTGGAAAAAGTCATTCGAAGATCCCAAGTTCGCAGAAGCAATGGCGAAAAGCATGAAGGATGGCAATGAAAAATTATTAAAAGACCTGATGAAAGACCCCGAGTATCAGGGAATGATGATGGACCTCCTCAAGGATCCGGAATTCACGAAAGAACTGACTGAAGCATTGAAAAGCCAGGAGTTCAGGGAACATCTGCAAAAAGTCGTCATCGAAACGTTCGAAAGCCCCTTATTCAAGGCGAAGCTTCAGGATGTGTTGATGAAGGCTGCCGGAGAAATGAAGGACGGCGGCAAAAGTAGTGAAGGCGGCGGTTCTTCCGATGGTGAGCAGGATAGTTCCAGTGATTCTGGAGGTTCCGGCAGCGGAGGACAGTAG
- a CDS encoding KinB-signaling pathway activation protein produces MTIRNWLRLFIHTLVVGGAVTGVASLLIRWDQFGPYFQDGNVIGILSSLLWFIFVGFTFSVISQMGYFAYLTIHQFGMGMFKSLWNPVQLILIGLVLFDLIYFRFRAFATDGASYTPYILLGIGILVVGLGVAYMKNRQSQSQTNTFVSALFFMIVVTTLEWLPVLLVNSVKWLYLMLLALLACNAFQLLRLPKYIEKSQMERQQKQSIKS; encoded by the coding sequence GTGACCATCCGCAATTGGCTTCGTTTATTCATTCATACGTTAGTGGTCGGTGGAGCTGTAACCGGTGTGGCATCTCTCCTCATCCGGTGGGATCAGTTCGGACCCTATTTTCAAGACGGTAACGTGATCGGCATTTTATCAAGTTTATTATGGTTCATCTTCGTCGGATTCACATTCAGTGTCATCAGTCAGATGGGCTATTTCGCTTACTTGACCATCCATCAATTTGGTATGGGCATGTTCAAGAGCCTATGGAACCCTGTGCAGCTCATATTGATCGGCCTTGTCCTGTTTGATTTGATTTATTTCAGATTCAGGGCGTTCGCAACGGACGGCGCATCATATACGCCATATATTCTCCTTGGCATTGGCATTCTCGTGGTCGGGCTGGGTGTGGCTTACATGAAGAACCGTCAATCACAGTCACAGACCAATACTTTTGTGTCAGCGCTGTTTTTTATGATTGTCGTGACCACGCTTGAATGGCTGCCTGTCCTGCTTGTGAATTCAGTGAAGTGGCTTTACCTTATGCTGCTTGCCTTACTCGCCTGTAACGCATTCCAGCTGCTGCGTCTTCCTAAGTACATAGAGAAGTCGCAAATGGAAAGACAACAGAAGCAATCAATCAAAAGCTGA
- the pdaB gene encoding polysaccharide deacetylase family sporulation protein PdaB, translating to MNTFYTVRASKLKQISLIIVISFFTALLVYSSNLSTLSVFSTKDGPKAIYKGEKGVAVTFNIGWGDEKAKPILEELKKLDVGSATFFLSGAWAERHPDLVEQIVKQGYEIGNLGYAYSDYTEMEPAKIKQDILKADTVFKKLNVKDVKLLRVPTGHFDKETLKVADSLGLSVVHWSVDSKDWTNPGREEILNNIQKAKKGDIILLHASDSAKQTKDALPAIIKELKGKGSFITVSDMISNGDAKSSLIQ from the coding sequence GTGAATACGTTTTATACGGTAAGGGCAAGTAAATTGAAGCAGATTAGTTTGATCATCGTGATTTCTTTCTTCACTGCATTACTTGTTTACAGCAGCAACCTTTCGACCCTTTCTGTTTTCAGCACTAAGGATGGCCCAAAGGCGATTTATAAAGGGGAAAAAGGGGTCGCTGTGACCTTTAATATCGGCTGGGGAGATGAAAAAGCCAAGCCGATCCTGGAAGAGTTAAAAAAGCTGGACGTCGGATCCGCTACGTTTTTCCTGTCCGGTGCATGGGCAGAGAGGCATCCTGACCTTGTCGAACAGATCGTGAAGCAAGGGTATGAAATCGGAAATCTCGGCTATGCCTATTCCGACTATACAGAAATGGAACCGGCAAAGATCAAACAGGATATCCTGAAGGCCGATACGGTTTTTAAAAAGTTAAATGTGAAAGACGTGAAGTTATTGCGGGTGCCTACCGGACATTTTGACAAAGAAACGTTGAAGGTTGCAGATTCACTCGGCTTGTCGGTCGTCCATTGGAGCGTGGATTCAAAAGACTGGACCAATCCAGGCAGAGAAGAAATCCTGAACAATATTCAAAAGGCGAAAAAAGGGGACATCATCCTCCTGCACGCTTCTGACTCTGCGAAGCAGACAAAAGATGCATTGCCAGCCATCATCAAAGAACTGAAAGGCAAAGGTTCCTTCATTACAGTGTCAGACATGATTTCAAACGGAGACGCCAAGTCATCGCTCATACAGTAA
- the rocF gene encoding arginase has product MKKNISIIGVPMDLGQMRRGVDMGPSAIRYAGIVERLENLGYEIRDLGDIEIGQAERVHNNPDTNLRNLKAVAEASETLAGKVDDVIGSGEFPLIFGGDHSIAIGTLAGVSPHYENLGVIWYDAHGDLNTGDTSPSGNIHGMPLAVSLGIGHEALTGIGQQSPKIKPENIVIIGARSLDEGERELIKEKGIKVYTMHEIDRLGMTKVMEESIDYLKGRTDGVHLSLDLDGLDPSDAPGVGTPVLGGISYRESHLAMEMLEESGMITSAEFVEVNPILDEKNKTATVAVALMGSLFGEKLL; this is encoded by the coding sequence ATGAAGAAAAATATTTCAATTATCGGTGTGCCGATGGATTTGGGGCAAATGCGAAGAGGTGTCGACATGGGGCCGAGTGCGATCCGTTATGCCGGGATTGTCGAGCGTCTGGAGAACCTTGGTTATGAGATCCGTGACCTTGGAGATATCGAAATCGGTCAGGCTGAACGAGTACATAATAACCCGGATACAAACCTGCGTAATTTGAAAGCGGTTGCTGAAGCGAGTGAGACGCTTGCAGGCAAGGTGGATGATGTTATTGGAAGCGGGGAGTTCCCACTGATCTTTGGCGGGGATCACAGTATCGCAATCGGGACGCTTGCAGGCGTTTCACCACATTATGAGAACCTCGGGGTCATCTGGTACGATGCCCACGGTGATTTGAATACAGGGGATACATCTCCTTCTGGAAACATCCACGGGATGCCGCTTGCGGTCAGTCTTGGCATCGGTCATGAAGCTTTGACGGGGATCGGGCAGCAGTCACCTAAGATCAAGCCTGAGAACATCGTCATCATAGGCGCACGCTCGCTGGATGAAGGTGAAAGGGAGTTGATCAAGGAAAAGGGCATCAAGGTATATACGATGCATGAGATTGACCGTCTTGGCATGACAAAGGTGATGGAGGAATCGATTGATTACTTGAAGGGCCGGACAGACGGGGTTCATTTATCACTGGATCTGGACGGCCTGGATCCAAGTGACGCTCCTGGTGTCGGTACACCAGTACTTGGAGGCATCAGCTACCGTGAGAGTCATCTTGCGATGGAGATGCTCGAGGAGTCGGGAATGATCACATCGGCAGAGTTCGTGGAGGTCAATCCGATCCTTGATGAGAAGAATAAGACGGCGACAGTGGCCGTTGCCTTGATGGGGTCATTATTCGGAGAGAAACTTTTATAA
- a CDS encoding aspartyl-phosphate phosphatase Spo0E family protein — protein MSGRLNDLLFQIEDCRRQMVELALKSSFADEQVVDLSTRLDDLLNQYQVVKHH, from the coding sequence ATGAGTGGAAGGTTAAATGATTTATTATTTCAGATTGAAGACTGTCGTCGCCAAATGGTCGAACTCGCCCTCAAATCATCATTTGCCGATGAACAAGTCGTTGATTTGAGTACTCGTCTTGACGACCTATTAAACCAATACCAAGTGGTCAAACATCATTGA
- the sigW gene encoding RNA polymerase sigma factor SigW, translating to MEALVKKRIKQVLKGDQNAFAELVELYKDKVFQICYRMLGNRHEAEDIAQEAFIRAFVNIETFNQKRKFSTWLFRIATNLCIDRIRKKKPDYFLDAEVAGTEGLTMYSQVAADVQLPEDEVENMELQETIQMEISKLPEKYRSVIVLKYIEELPLQEISEILDLPLGTVKTRVHRGREALRKQLRSL from the coding sequence ATGGAAGCATTAGTGAAAAAGCGGATCAAGCAAGTGTTGAAAGGTGATCAGAACGCCTTTGCAGAATTAGTTGAACTTTATAAGGATAAAGTGTTCCAAATCTGCTACAGGATGCTAGGGAACCGTCATGAGGCGGAAGACATTGCCCAGGAAGCATTCATCAGGGCGTTTGTGAATATTGAAACCTTTAATCAGAAGAGAAAGTTTTCTACGTGGCTGTTTCGGATTGCGACGAATCTTTGCATCGACAGGATACGGAAGAAGAAGCCGGACTATTTCCTGGATGCAGAAGTCGCAGGTACGGAAGGTTTGACGATGTACTCGCAGGTCGCTGCGGATGTACAGCTCCCTGAAGATGAAGTAGAGAATATGGAGCTGCAGGAAACGATTCAGATGGAAATTTCGAAGCTGCCGGAGAAATATCGATCGGTCATCGTTTTAAAATACATCGAGGAGCTGCCTCTTCAAGAGATAAGCGAGATATTGGACCTGCCCCTTGGCACGGTCAAAACACGGGTACATAGAGGGCGTGAAGCTCTCAGAAAACAATTACGATCACTGTAG
- a CDS encoding anti-sigma factor family protein: protein MKPCPEEIIEYMHDYLDGDLNREKEEMLKHHLQECSECQHHFHELKKAIAFVQSTSHISAPADFTDKVMSRLPKEKKKVGVQRWFRHHPLLTAAALFLFFMTGSFLTSWNDDQDFSFTKNAKLVVEDHTVVVPEGEVVNGDLMVRNGDVKIEGKVTGNVTVINGKQYLASAGSVTGEIHEIDEAFEWLWYQIKKGAKDTLDWGNSQLEEK from the coding sequence ATGAAACCTTGTCCTGAAGAAATCATCGAGTATATGCACGATTATTTAGATGGAGATTTAAATAGAGAGAAAGAAGAAATGTTGAAGCATCATTTGCAGGAATGCAGCGAATGCCAGCATCACTTCCATGAGTTGAAAAAAGCGATTGCGTTCGTGCAGAGCACATCCCATATCAGTGCGCCTGCAGATTTCACCGATAAAGTCATGTCCAGATTGCCGAAAGAGAAGAAAAAGGTCGGGGTGCAAAGATGGTTCCGCCATCACCCGCTGCTCACTGCAGCCGCCTTATTCCTGTTCTTCATGACCGGAAGTTTCCTTACTTCATGGAATGATGATCAGGATTTCTCCTTTACGAAAAATGCGAAATTAGTCGTGGAGGATCATACGGTGGTCGTCCCTGAAGGGGAAGTCGTAAATGGGGACCTCATGGTACGTAACGGCGATGTGAAAATAGAAGGAAAAGTGACCGGGAATGTCACAGTCATCAACGGAAAGCAGTATTTGGCTTCAGCCGGGAGTGTGACAGGCGAGATCCATGAAATCGACGAAGCGTTCGAGTGGCTTTGGTACCAGATTAAAAAAGGGGCTAAAGATACGTTGGATTGGGGAAATTCGCAACTTGAAGAAAAGTAA
- the cdaA gene encoding diadenylate cyclase CdaA: protein MPFIDIFSDYSALDYVSDIVDILVVWFVIYKLIMLIKGTKAVQLLKGIFVIIIVRGLSSIFGLDTLGWMMEQALTWGFLAIIIIFQPELRRALEQLGRGRLFSRSGLQEEEEQEQMIESMTKAVSYMAKRRIGALLTLERETGMSDYIETGIPLDAKITSQLLINIFIPNTPLHDGAVIIQKNQIAAAACYLPLSESPFISKELGTRHRAALGVSEVTDSITIVVSEETGAISITKNGELHRDLSLERFKEILTVELIGDKTNASSTKWSFRGKKENG, encoded by the coding sequence ATGCCGTTTATCGATATTTTTTCGGATTACTCCGCGCTGGATTATGTCTCTGATATTGTAGATATACTCGTGGTATGGTTTGTAATCTATAAACTGATCATGCTGATTAAAGGAACGAAAGCAGTACAGTTATTAAAAGGTATTTTTGTCATCATCATCGTCAGGGGCCTGAGCAGTATCTTTGGACTTGATACGCTGGGCTGGATGATGGAACAAGCCCTCACATGGGGTTTCCTTGCCATCATCATCATCTTCCAGCCTGAACTCCGCAGGGCGCTTGAACAGCTCGGCAGGGGGCGCCTGTTCTCAAGATCGGGCCTTCAGGAAGAGGAAGAGCAGGAACAGATGATCGAATCGATGACAAAAGCCGTAAGTTATATGGCAAAGCGCCGGATCGGGGCACTCTTGACTCTTGAAAGGGAGACAGGGATGAGTGATTATATCGAAACCGGTATCCCGCTCGATGCGAAGATCACGTCGCAGCTGCTCATAAACATCTTTATCCCCAACACACCTCTCCACGACGGAGCGGTGATCATACAGAAGAACCAAATCGCAGCGGCGGCCTGCTATCTGCCTTTATCGGAAAGCCCTTTTATTTCAAAGGAGCTTGGAACGAGGCATAGGGCGGCGCTTGGTGTGAGTGAAGTGACCGACAGTATCACGATCGTTGTTTCAGAAGAAACGGGAGCCATCTCCATTACAAAGAATGGAGAGTTGCATCGCGACCTCTCTTTGGAGCGCTTCAAAGAAATCCTGACTGTAGAGCTCATTGGCGATAAAACGAATGCTTCCTCAACGAAATGGAGCTTTAGGGGGAAGAAAGAAAATGGATAA
- a CDS encoding CdaR family protein, with protein MDKFMESRWFMRIVGLLLAFILYLSVNFDDIQKTANNGSGNAQNAIETIQDVPLEVFYDSENLEVSGLPDTVNVTIEGSKAIVQQTKTLKDFQVYVDLNDIEIGEHRVELQIQNMNEKLEVKLDPDFANISVREKVTEEFTIEPKFNDSSLSNGYEAEGLAVDPKTVKVTGSKEEVERIAYVIATLDLDEEINENVTREARVQVLDREYNKLNVKIEPEVVDVTVSVVNPSKSVPVTVKQIGSLPKGTTLKSISVEPKEATIFGRQEILDKVDELLAEIDLSKIKKDSTITVPLSLQEGLNKVAPEEVKIKVDVDTTEEKNLSGLEIKPEGLGDDYDYMIMSPEGGVVDVALKGQNGEVDNVTKEDFSLALDLSGLEPGEHEVEIDADGPDNIEWTLSHKTVKIEIKEKNTSA; from the coding sequence ATGGATAAATTCATGGAAAGTCGTTGGTTCATGCGGATCGTCGGACTGTTATTGGCGTTCATCCTCTATTTATCGGTCAACTTCGATGATATTCAGAAGACTGCCAACAATGGGAGCGGGAACGCTCAGAATGCGATTGAAACGATCCAGGATGTGCCGCTTGAGGTGTTCTATGACAGTGAGAATCTTGAAGTGTCCGGTTTGCCTGATACGGTGAATGTGACCATTGAAGGCTCTAAAGCCATCGTACAGCAAACGAAGACGTTGAAGGATTTTCAAGTATATGTGGACTTGAATGATATTGAGATCGGTGAACACAGAGTCGAACTCCAGATTCAAAATATGAATGAAAAACTGGAAGTGAAGCTTGATCCCGATTTTGCCAACATATCCGTAAGGGAAAAAGTGACAGAGGAATTCACGATCGAACCTAAGTTCAACGACAGCAGCCTCTCAAACGGTTATGAAGCAGAAGGCCTTGCCGTTGATCCGAAGACAGTGAAAGTGACTGGCTCCAAGGAAGAAGTGGAGCGGATCGCCTATGTGATCGCCACACTTGATCTTGATGAGGAGATCAATGAAAATGTGACACGGGAAGCCCGCGTACAGGTGCTAGACCGTGAATACAATAAGCTGAATGTGAAGATTGAGCCTGAAGTGGTGGATGTGACGGTATCGGTTGTCAACCCGAGCAAGAGTGTACCGGTGACCGTGAAACAAATCGGCAGCCTGCCAAAAGGCACGACGTTGAAATCCATCTCCGTGGAACCGAAAGAGGCAACGATTTTCGGAAGACAGGAGATTCTCGACAAAGTCGATGAATTGCTGGCTGAGATCGACCTTTCCAAAATCAAAAAGGATTCAACCATCACGGTTCCTCTTTCCCTGCAGGAAGGCTTGAATAAAGTCGCTCCTGAGGAAGTGAAGATCAAGGTGGATGTGGATACGACCGAAGAGAAGAATCTATCAGGGCTTGAAATCAAACCTGAAGGACTGGGCGACGATTATGACTATATGATCATGTCACCTGAAGGCGGCGTCGTCGACGTGGCACTGAAAGGTCAGAACGGGGAAGTGGACAATGTCACGAAAGAAGACTTCTCCCTCGCCCTCGACCTTTCTGGGCTTGAGCCTGGTGAACATGAAGTCGAAATAGATGCAGATGGACCGGACAATATAGAATGGACCCTATCGCACAAAACCGTAAAAATAGAAATCAAAGAAAAGAACACATCAGCATAA
- the glmM gene encoding phosphoglucosamine mutase, which translates to MGKYFGTDGVRGVANTELTPELAFKLGRFGGYVLTKDATRPKILIGRDTRISGHMLEGALVAGLLSIGAEVMRLGVISTPGVAYLTKALGAQAGVMISASHNPVGDNGIKFFGPDGFKLSDAQEYEIEDLLDQAEDKLPRPIGADLGQVSDYFEGGQKYLQYLKQSVDEDFDGLHIALDCAHGATSALATHLFADLDADISTMGASPNGLNINEGVGSTHPETLAEMVKEKGADVGFAFDGDGDRIIAIDEHGEIVDGDQIMYICGKYLKSQGQLKQSTVVSTVMSNLGFHKGLEENGIQSIQTAVGDRYVVEEMKKHGYTLGGEQSGHIIFLDYNTTGDGLLTGIQLANIMKVTGKSLSELAGEMQKFPQKLVNVRVTDKHHVTDNETVKQVIEKVEEEMNGNGRILVRPSGTEPLVRVMAEAPTEELCERYVNEIVQVVDQEMGLNE; encoded by the coding sequence ATGGGTAAGTATTTTGGAACTGATGGAGTAAGAGGTGTAGCGAATACGGAACTGACACCGGAATTAGCATTTAAGCTTGGACGATTCGGTGGATATGTTCTGACAAAGGATGCTACACGTCCCAAAATATTGATTGGTCGGGATACCCGGATTTCCGGACATATGCTTGAAGGTGCACTGGTAGCGGGACTTCTATCAATCGGAGCTGAAGTCATGCGTCTTGGCGTCATCTCAACGCCGGGTGTGGCATATTTAACAAAAGCATTGGGGGCTCAGGCAGGAGTCATGATCTCCGCGTCCCATAACCCTGTTGGAGATAACGGAATCAAATTCTTCGGTCCGGACGGCTTCAAGCTGTCGGATGCACAGGAATATGAAATTGAAGACCTGCTGGATCAGGCTGAAGACAAGCTTCCACGTCCGATCGGAGCCGACTTGGGTCAGGTAAGCGACTATTTCGAAGGCGGCCAGAAATATCTGCAATATTTAAAGCAATCAGTCGACGAAGATTTCGATGGTTTACATATTGCGTTGGATTGTGCACACGGTGCAACATCCGCCCTTGCGACACATCTGTTTGCTGACCTTGATGCAGACATCTCCACGATGGGGGCGTCTCCAAATGGATTGAACATCAATGAAGGTGTGGGATCGACTCACCCTGAAACTCTTGCTGAGATGGTGAAGGAAAAAGGAGCGGACGTTGGATTTGCCTTTGACGGAGACGGAGACCGCATCATCGCCATCGATGAGCACGGTGAAATCGTCGATGGAGACCAGATCATGTACATTTGCGGTAAATACCTGAAATCACAAGGTCAACTGAAGCAATCGACGGTCGTATCCACGGTCATGAGCAACCTCGGTTTCCATAAAGGACTTGAGGAAAACGGCATCCAAAGCATCCAGACGGCTGTCGGTGACCGCTATGTAGTGGAAGAAATGAAGAAGCATGGCTACACGCTCGGCGGAGAGCAATCTGGCCACATCATCTTCCTTGACTACAACACAACCGGTGACGGACTGTTGACGGGCATCCAGCTTGCCAACATCATGAAGGTGACAGGTAAGTCACTATCAGAACTGGCAGGGGAAATGCAGAAATTCCCTCAGAAGCTTGTGAACGTACGGGTGACAGACAAGCATCACGTGACCGACAACGAAACCGTCAAACAAGTGATCGAGAAGGTTGAAGAAGAAATGAACGGAAACGGCCGCATCCTGGTACGCCCTTCAGGAACCGAGCCACTTGTCCGCGTCATGGCTGAAGCGCCTACAGAAGAACTGTGTGAGCGCTACGTCAATGAAATCGTACAAGTCGTCGACCAAGAAATGGGTCTGAACGAATAG